From one Nitrospirota bacterium genomic stretch:
- a CDS encoding transposase gives MVRGIDKADIFRDEQDKARFLERLGENVTEGKCSVYAWVLMDNHLHLLFKSGKFGISAVMRKLLTWYAQYFNRRHKRTGHLFQNRYKSILCDEDSYLLALVRYIHLNPVRAQIVKTIEELDRYPWCGHRTIIGKARHAWMDTDAVLSQFGDRKRKAISGYRQFVQEELGSGQKPELTGGGLIRSHGGWSRVLALQRSGQQQEFDERILGTGEFVHAILREVEERQLRQTRLCRRGKGIADIIREECRKRGVHEQELVRGSRRQKISQARAIIALRCKEEIGCSGAEIARHLGVNTTSVNRAVERAAALSAD, from the coding sequence ATGGTGCGCGGGATTGATAAAGCCGATATTTTTCGCGACGAACAGGACAAAGCCCGGTTTCTGGAACGATTAGGCGAAAACGTGACAGAGGGAAAATGCTCCGTCTACGCCTGGGTCCTTATGGACAATCATCTCCATCTGCTTTTCAAGAGCGGCAAGTTCGGCATCTCCGCCGTCATGCGCAAGCTACTCACTTGGTATGCTCAGTACTTCAACCGCCGCCACAAACGAACCGGCCATTTATTCCAAAACCGCTACAAGTCCATCCTCTGCGATGAAGATAGCTATCTCCTCGCATTGGTCCGATATATCCATCTCAACCCGGTCCGGGCACAGATCGTCAAGACCATTGAAGAACTGGATCGTTATCCCTGGTGCGGCCATCGGACGATCATCGGGAAGGCGAGGCACGCCTGGATGGATACAGACGCGGTATTATCCCAATTTGGCGACAGGAAGAGAAAGGCGATATCGGGGTACCGCCAGTTCGTGCAGGAAGAGCTGGGGTCCGGCCAGAAACCGGAGTTGACGGGCGGCGGACTCATCAGAAGTCATGGCGGCTGGTCAAGAGTGCTCGCCTTGCAGCGCAGCGGACAACAGCAGGAGTTTGACGAACGGATTTTAGGGACCGGCGAGTTTGTTCATGCGATCCTGCGCGAGGTGGAAGAACGTCAGCTTCGGCAAACGAGACTGTGCAGGCGTGGGAAGGGAATCGCCGACATTATCCGGGAAGAATGCAGGAAGCGCGGCGTGCACGAGCAGGAACTGGTGCGCGGGAGCAGACGACAGAAGATAAGCCAGGCGCGCGCAATTATTGCGCTTCGATGCAAGGAAGAGATTGGATGCTCGGGAGCCGAGATCGCGCGCCATCTTGGCGTCAATACAACCAGTGTCAATCGCGCAGTCGAAAGGGCGGCGGCGTTGTCGGCAGACTGA
- a CDS encoding sterol desaturase family protein: protein MIQPEQLYQAATLVLVVFIVDLLERRRPGFSVHRRSEIGLNVAAILVVIVAGELSKRLVLAGCNALDLDAVLSMDRLRSLPGPAKILLAIVLGDCGLYWVHRAMHTPFLWRTHSFHHSIGEIWWLSGARTSLTHLFLFAVPQIVIIYFLLHLSIAEAGAAFSFGVVVNIWIHANLWVDLGPLEKVLITPNYHRIHHGAKGLTNKNLGFVLTVWDRMFGTYVGPGATGKDFDIFKVPTGKHLVRMLIGV, encoded by the coding sequence ATGATCCAACCGGAGCAACTCTACCAGGCCGCCACCCTCGTGCTTGTCGTGTTCATCGTCGATCTTCTGGAGCGGCGCCGGCCGGGCTTTTCCGTGCACCGGCGCAGCGAGATCGGGCTCAATGTCGCGGCGATCCTCGTAGTCATTGTGGCGGGGGAGCTGTCGAAGCGGCTGGTCCTGGCCGGATGCAACGCGCTCGACCTGGATGCCGTGCTGTCGATGGACCGCCTCCGGAGCCTCCCGGGCCCCGCAAAGATACTGCTCGCGATCGTCCTGGGCGACTGCGGTCTCTACTGGGTCCATCGGGCCATGCACACGCCGTTCCTGTGGCGCACCCATTCCTTCCACCATTCCATCGGGGAGATCTGGTGGCTCTCCGGCGCGCGGACGAGCTTAACGCACCTCTTCCTCTTCGCCGTTCCCCAGATCGTGATCATCTATTTTCTTCTTCACCTGTCAATCGCTGAAGCGGGCGCGGCGTTCTCCTTCGGCGTCGTGGTCAACATCTGGATCCACGCGAACCTCTGGGTGGACCTCGGGCCCCTGGAAAAGGTCCTTATCACGCCGAACTATCACCGGATCCATCATGGGGCGAAGGGGCTGACCAACAAGAACCTCGGTTTTGTCCTCACCGTCTGGGACAGGATGTTCGGCACCTATGTCGGCCCGGGTGCGACGGGGAAGGACTTCGACATCTTCAAGGTCCCCACGGGCAAGCACCTGGTACGCATGCTCATCGGCGTCTAG
- a CDS encoding SDR family oxidoreductase: MLKNSKVIVIGGSSGMGLATAKLLAAEGAQVIIASRSREKLDEALQVIGDNAEARQLDFSKEDAVQEFFSLLGTFDHLVLMGAGLPAWGKLSDIQSPVLESAFKTKFWGYFLCAKHGAPLIRKGGSILFTIGGAARSAIPGTAGVAAVNGAIMCMAMTLAKELAPVRVNILSPGLVDTPAYNWMSAEEKKTFFKQMGGNLPVGRVGKPDELAQAALYLLSNGFTTGAILDVDGGGRLH; the protein is encoded by the coding sequence ATGCTGAAAAACAGCAAGGTCATCGTCATAGGGGGAAGCTCGGGCATGGGCCTGGCGACCGCAAAGCTTCTCGCCGCGGAAGGAGCGCAGGTCATTATCGCGTCGCGCTCGCGTGAGAAGCTCGACGAGGCCCTCCAGGTGATCGGTGACAATGCAGAGGCCCGGCAGCTGGATTTTTCGAAAGAAGATGCCGTGCAGGAGTTCTTCAGCCTGCTGGGCACTTTCGACCACCTGGTGCTCATGGGTGCGGGACTGCCCGCCTGGGGCAAGCTGTCGGATATTCAATCGCCCGTTCTCGAGAGCGCGTTCAAGACGAAGTTCTGGGGATATTTTCTGTGCGCCAAACATGGAGCGCCGCTCATCCGCAAGGGAGGGTCGATCCTCTTCACCATCGGCGGGGCTGCCCGCTCGGCAATTCCGGGAACCGCGGGGGTTGCGGCCGTGAATGGAGCGATCATGTGCATGGCCATGACCCTGGCAAAGGAGCTTGCGCCGGTCCGTGTGAATATCCTCTCTCCCGGCCTGGTGGACACCCCGGCGTACAACTGGATGTCCGCCGAAGAGAAGAAGACGTTCTTCAAGCAGATGGGAGGTAATCTCCCTGTGGGCCGGGTGGGTAAACCGGACGAGCTCGCACAAGCCGCGCTGTACCTGCTCTCCAACGGCTTTACCACGGGCGCCATCCTGGACGTGGACGGAGGCGGCCGGCTCCACTGA
- the ilvA gene encoding threonine ammonia-lyase has product MISLSDIQTARERIAPFIHRTPLILSNSLSRLTGAEVYLKLENLQKTGSFKVRGAFNKLLSVAEPRVIAASMGNHAQAVAFAAGKLGKSSVIVMPETASLVKQEATRGYGAEVVLHGERFSDALEYALTRKDALFIHPFDDDSVIAGQGTASLEIAGDLRDIDAVLVPAGGGGLLAGTAAAIKALSPRTEVIGVQAAQAASACISFSEHRVCERVPGPTIADGIAVGRVGVRTLEYMTKFVDGMLSVEEDAIARAILLFLERKKLVVEGAGAVPLAALLTNAGQFRGRRVVLLVSGGNIDFTLVDRIILKGLVTSGRIGVFSVVIDDVAGSLHAVTGVIGEQKANILDVDHARLGSDVPIGRTKVVFTVEVRGKEHLAEVFDALREKGYEAGAA; this is encoded by the coding sequence ATGATCTCCCTTTCGGACATCCAGACAGCGCGCGAGCGCATTGCTCCCTTCATCCACCGCACGCCGCTCATCCTTTCCAATTCGCTGAGCAGGCTCACGGGCGCCGAGGTCTACCTGAAGCTCGAGAATTTGCAGAAGACCGGCTCCTTCAAGGTGCGGGGAGCGTTCAACAAGCTCCTTTCCGTCGCGGAGCCGCGCGTCATCGCGGCGTCCATGGGGAACCACGCCCAGGCCGTGGCGTTCGCCGCGGGGAAGCTGGGGAAGAGCAGTGTGATCGTGATGCCCGAGACGGCGTCCCTGGTGAAGCAGGAGGCGACGAGGGGATACGGCGCCGAGGTGGTGCTCCACGGCGAGCGGTTCAGCGACGCATTGGAGTACGCCCTTACGCGGAAGGACGCGCTCTTCATCCATCCCTTTGACGATGACAGCGTGATCGCGGGCCAGGGTACCGCAAGCCTCGAGATCGCCGGGGACCTCCGGGACATCGACGCGGTCCTCGTTCCCGCGGGAGGCGGCGGGCTCCTTGCCGGGACCGCCGCGGCGATCAAGGCGCTCTCGCCCCGCACCGAGGTGATCGGGGTCCAGGCCGCGCAAGCGGCCTCGGCCTGCATCTCCTTCAGCGAGCACAGGGTCTGCGAGCGCGTGCCGGGGCCGACCATCGCCGACGGCATTGCCGTGGGCAGGGTGGGGGTCCGCACGCTGGAATACATGACAAAGTTCGTGGACGGCATGCTGAGCGTTGAGGAGGACGCCATTGCGCGCGCCATCCTGCTCTTTCTGGAGCGGAAGAAACTGGTGGTCGAGGGCGCCGGGGCCGTGCCTCTGGCGGCGCTGCTCACGAACGCCGGCCAATTCCGCGGCAGACGGGTGGTCCTCCTGGTGAGCGGCGGGAACATCGATTTCACGCTCGTGGACCGGATCATCCTGAAAGGCCTCGTGACATCCGGCCGCATCGGCGTGTTCTCGGTGGTCATCGACGACGTGGCCGGCAGCCTCCACGCGGTCACCGGCGTCATCGGAGAGCAGAAGGCGAACATCCTCGACGTGGACCACGCCCGGCTCGGCAGCGACGTGCCCATCGGCCGGACGAAGGTGGTCTTCACCGTGGAGGTGCGCGGGAAGGAGCATCTTGCCGAGGTGTTCGATGCGCTCCGGGAGAAGGGCTACGAGGCCGGAGCGGCATGA
- a CDS encoding DUF1554 domain-containing protein, giving the protein GNFLFSIHGSMILTVIPGATMSTSMTYSQNTWAHVVGTYDDTTGLTKLYKDGALVSQATKSGAVGAASLTSFDLGQNAWPAASYWNGALDDVRYYGRTLSAAEVQQLYDYQKPASRKTFVTAAVFDGNLIAAEGTHKATGIVAADALCLKDADYPGTGVYKAFLVDAANRVASVSANAGDGQIRWVLRPNTTYYRSDGTTKIMTTNPKGLFAFGALTNAFDPAATDTYWTGMNSDWTTYPNTNGGADNQNCAGWSYNASTSSPYGTFGMGNQTDAHAISFSFNAFCSIKQYHLVCIEQ; this is encoded by the coding sequence CGGCAACTTCCTCTTCAGCATCCACGGATCGATGATCCTCACCGTGATCCCCGGTGCGACCATGAGCACGTCCATGACGTATTCGCAGAACACCTGGGCCCATGTCGTCGGGACCTATGATGACACAACGGGGCTGACCAAGCTCTATAAGGATGGAGCGCTCGTGTCGCAGGCCACGAAATCGGGCGCAGTAGGAGCGGCGTCCCTGACGTCGTTCGACCTCGGCCAGAACGCCTGGCCGGCGGCCTCCTACTGGAACGGCGCGCTCGACGACGTCCGGTACTACGGCCGGACGCTGTCCGCCGCCGAGGTGCAGCAACTGTACGACTACCAGAAGCCGGCGAGCCGCAAGACGTTCGTCACTGCCGCGGTGTTCGACGGGAACCTGATTGCCGCCGAAGGAACGCACAAGGCAACGGGGATCGTTGCCGCCGATGCCCTGTGCCTCAAGGACGCCGACTATCCCGGGACCGGTGTCTACAAAGCGTTCCTGGTGGATGCCGCAAACAGGGTTGCCTCGGTAAGCGCCAATGCCGGCGACGGTCAGATCAGGTGGGTCTTGAGGCCGAACACAACGTATTACCGGAGCGACGGCACAACGAAGATCATGACCACGAATCCAAAAGGCCTGTTCGCGTTCGGCGCGCTGACCAATGCCTTTGACCCGGCCGCGACCGATACTTATTGGACAGGAATGAACAGCGATTGGACCACTTATCCGAACACAAACGGCGGTGCGGATAATCAGAATTGTGCCGGGTGGTCGTACAACGCTTCCACGTCTTCACCCTATGGGACCTTCGGAATGGGAAACCAGACGGATGCTCATGCCATCTCTTTTTCATTTAATGCGTTTTGTAGCATCAAACAATACCATCTGGTCTGTATCGAGCAGTAA